The sequence CGTGCGTGGGCTGACGCGCGCCCGCGGCTTCACGACCGTGGCGGTCGTCACGTTGGCGGTCGCCATCGGCGCGAACGTCGGGATCTTCAGCGTGATCGACGCGGTGCTCCTGCGTCCGCTCCCGTTCCCCGAGCCGGACGAGCTCGTCTACGTGGCGGCCAGCGCCCCCGGCTCCGATCTCCCCGACGAGTTCGGCGTGGCCGCCGAGTTCTACGTGCAGTACGCCGAGGAAGCACGCACGCTCGAGAGCGTGGCGCTCTACAGCTCGTTCACCGCCACGCTGCAGGTCGACGATCGCGCCGAGCGCGTGCGCATGTCGGCGCCCACCACATCGCTCTTCACCACGCTGCGCGTGCCTCCGTTGCTCGGCCGGCTCCCCACGCCCGAGGAAGAGGACCGCGTCGTCCTGATCAGCCACGCGCTGTGGACCTCGTGGTTCGGCGCGGATCCAGGCGTGCTGGGCCGCCGCATCACGGCCGCGGGCGCCGACCGTACCATCATCGGCGTCATGGGTCCCGAGTTCTGGTTCCCGCACGAGGAGACGCTGCTGTGGTTTCCCACCACGATCGAGCCGACCGGCATCACACCGGGCCGGTTCGGTGCTCCCATGGTGGCGCGCCTCGCGCCGGGCGTGACCGAAGCGGCGGTGCTCGACGAGCTGGGTCGGCTCGCGCAGCGTCTGCCCGATCGTTTCGGTGGGTCGTCGGCGTACACCGACATCATCGCGCGCCACCAGCCGGTGCTGCGGCCCCTCAAGGCGGAACTGGTCGGCGACGCGTCGCGTCCGCTGTGGATCCTGCTCGGTGCCGTGGCGATCGTGCTGCTGATCGCCTGCGCCAACGTCGCCAACCTCTTCCTCGTGCGGGCGGAGCACCACGCGCACGATCGGCGTGTGCGTCGTGCGCTGGGGGCGAGCCGCGCCCGTCTGGCCCGGGCGCAGCTCCTCGAAGCGGTCGTGGTGGCCGGCTTCGCGGGAGTGGGCGCGGCCGTGCTCGCCTGGATCGGGATCCCGCTGCTCGTACGTGTCGCGCCGACGCAGATCCTCCGGTTGCAGGAAGCCGCGCTCTCGCCCGCCACGCTCGCGTTCACGCTGGTCGCGTGCGTCGTGTGTGGGCTGCTCTGCGGCGTGGCTCCGGCGGTGCGTGCGGCGCAGGGTGGGACCGACGGTCTGCGCGACGGCGGCCGCACCGTGACCCGGCGCCGGGGCTGGGGCCGGAACGGCCTCGTCGTGGGGCAGACGGCGCTGGCACTCGTGCTGCTGATCGGCTCGGCACTGCTGGTCCGCAGCTTCCAGGCCCTCAGGAACGTGGATGCCGGCTACGACACCGAGGACCTGTTCACCTTCCAGATCGCACCGGAAGGCGAGTACCTGAACGACGGTCCGAGCTACGCGCGCTTCCACACGGACTTCATGGACCGCATCCGTGCGCTGCCGGGCGTGGAGACCGTGGGCATCGTGGAGAACCTGCCGCTCAACGAGAGCGTGCGGCAGGTGCGCATCCTCACCGACCGCGACGCGACGGACGCGGGGGGCACCCTGGCCGGCGTGACGTGGGCCGGCGGCGACTACTTCCAGGCCATGGGGGTGGAGGTGGTGCGCGGACGGCCCTTCACGGAGGCCGACCACACCACGGAGCTCGGGAACGCGGTGATCAGCCGCACGGCGGCCGACCTGCTGTGGCCCGGGGAGGATCCGATCGGACGACAGGTCCGCACGGAGCAGACACCGCCCATGACGGTGGTGGGCGTCGTCGAGGACGTCATGCAGGACAGCTTCCGCGACGAGCCGCAGCCGCTGGTCTATCTCCCGCTGGTGGGACCCGAGCCCGACGCCTGGGTCCTCGGATCACCGGCCTACGTGGTGAAGACCGCGCGGGCGGCCGACATCGCGCCGGAGATCCGTGCGCTCGTGCGCGAGGTCGCGCCCGGTGCGCCCATGTATCGGGTCTTCACGATGGAGGAGCTCGCGCGCGATTCGCTGCTGCCCCTCTCCTTCACCATGATGACCCTGGGCGTGGTGGCCTCGCTGGCGCTGCTGTTGGGCGCGCTCGGCCTCTTCGGTGTGCTGTCCTTCGTCGTGGCGCAGCGCAGCAAGGAGATCGGCGTGCGCATGGCGCTCGGCGCGGAAGCCGGTCGGGTGCGCCGCATGGTCGTGGCGCAGGGCACGCGTGTGGTGGCCCTCGGCGTGTTGATGGGGGTGCTGGCGGCCGTGGGCACCACCCGCTTCCTGGGCAGCCTCCTGTTCGGCGTGGAGGCGGCGGATCTGGCCACCTTCGTGGGCATGTCGGCCACCATGCTGGCCGTCGGCGTGCTGGCGAGCTGGGTACCCGCGCGCCGCGCGTCCAGCATCGATCCCATCGAGACGCTACGCGGCGACTAGCGCGTCCCTCCCGCGGATCGGCCCACC is a genomic window of Gemmatimonadota bacterium containing:
- a CDS encoding ABC transporter permease; this encodes MTALLHGLLRLLPSAFRRRFEDELREQIRLELEAARRRGRLAVLSVGLVTALDLLRTALAERWRPSFPRTGGPAGPRETTMQWTGWTRDLKQAVRGLTRARGFTTVAVVTLAVAIGANVGIFSVIDAVLLRPLPFPEPDELVYVAASAPGSDLPDEFGVAAEFYVQYAEEARTLESVALYSSFTATLQVDDRAERVRMSAPTTSLFTTLRVPPLLGRLPTPEEEDRVVLISHALWTSWFGADPGVLGRRITAAGADRTIIGVMGPEFWFPHEETLLWFPTTIEPTGITPGRFGAPMVARLAPGVTEAAVLDELGRLAQRLPDRFGGSSAYTDIIARHQPVLRPLKAELVGDASRPLWILLGAVAIVLLIACANVANLFLVRAEHHAHDRRVRRALGASRARLARAQLLEAVVVAGFAGVGAAVLAWIGIPLLVRVAPTQILRLQEAALSPATLAFTLVACVVCGLLCGVAPAVRAAQGGTDGLRDGGRTVTRRRGWGRNGLVVGQTALALVLLIGSALLVRSFQALRNVDAGYDTEDLFTFQIAPEGEYLNDGPSYARFHTDFMDRIRALPGVETVGIVENLPLNESVRQVRILTDRDATDAGGTLAGVTWAGGDYFQAMGVEVVRGRPFTEADHTTELGNAVISRTAADLLWPGEDPIGRQVRTEQTPPMTVVGVVEDVMQDSFRDEPQPLVYLPLVGPEPDAWVLGSPAYVVKTARAADIAPEIRALVREVAPGAPMYRVFTMEELARDSLLPLSFTMMTLGVVASLALLLGALGLFGVLSFVVAQRSKEIGVRMALGAEAGRVRRMVVAQGTRVVALGVLMGVLAAVGTTRFLGSLLFGVEAADLATFVGMSATMLAVGVLASWVPARRASSIDPIETLRGD